The following coding sequences are from one Perognathus longimembris pacificus isolate PPM17 chromosome 13, ASM2315922v1, whole genome shotgun sequence window:
- the LOC125362023 gene encoding olfactory receptor 52K1-like: MLTYNTTSTHPVAFLLMGIPGLEHLHIWISIPFCSAYSVALIGNCTLLLIIQADAALHEPMYLFLAMLAAIDLVLSSSTIPKMLAIFWFRDREINFYACLIQMFFLHSFAIMESAVLLAMAFDRYVAICKPLHYTTILTRSLIIKMGTATVTRAVALMTPLPFLLRRFHYCRGPAIAHCYCEHMAVVRLACGDTRFNNIYGIAVAMFIVVLDLLFVVLSYVFILRAVLQLASQEARYKAFGTCVSHIGAILSFYTPVVISSVMHRVARTAAPHVHILLANFYLLFPPMVNPIIYGVKTKQIRERVLGLFPRKNAKGELGAAE; this comes from the coding sequence ATGTTGACCTACAATACCACCTCAACGCACCCCGTGGCCTTCTTGTTGATGGGGATCCCAGGCCTGGAGCACCTACACATTTGGATCTCCATCCCTTTCTGCTCGGCCTACTCAGTGGCCCTGATTGGTAACTGCACTCTCCTTCTCATCATTCAGGCTGATGCCGCCCTCCACGAGCCCATGTACCTCTTCCTCGCCATGTTGGCAGCCATTGATTTGGTTCTTTCCTCTTCAACAATACCCAAAATGCTCGCTATTTTCTGGTTCAGAGACCGGGAGATCAACTTCTATGCTTGTCTCATCCAGATGTTCTTTCTCCACTCCTTTGCTATCATGGAGTCAGCAGTGCTGCTGGCCATGGCCTTTGACCGCTACGTGGCCATCTGCAAGCCCCTGCACTACACCACGATCCTGACCAGGTCCCTTATCATCAAGATGGGCACGGCCACCGTGACTCGAGCTGTGGCTCTCATGACTCCACTGCCCTTTCTGCTGAGGCGCTTCCACTACTGCCGAGGCCCAGCGATTGCCCACTGCTACTGCGAGCACATGGCCGTGGTAAGGCTGGCGTGTGGGGACACGCGCTTCAACAATATCTATGGCATTGCTGTGGCCATGTTTATTGTGGTGTTGGACCTGCTGTTTGTTGTCTTGTCTTATGTCTTCATCCTTCGGGCTGTTTTAcagctggcttctcaggaggcccgCTACAAGGCATTTGGGACCTGTGTGTCGCACATAGGGGCCATTTTATCCTTCTACACTCCTGTGGTCATCTCCTCAGTCATGCACCGTGTTGCTCGCACAGCGGCCCCTCATGTTCATATACTTCTTGCCAATTTCTATCTGCTGTTCCCGCCCATGGTCAATCCCATCATTTATGGTGTCAAAACCAAGCAGATTCGTGAGCGAGTCTTAGGACTATTCCCGAGGAAGAACGCGAAAGGAGAGCTAGGAGCAGCTGAATAG